The proteins below come from a single Sorghum bicolor cultivar BTx623 chromosome 4, Sorghum_bicolor_NCBIv3, whole genome shotgun sequence genomic window:
- the LOC8076102 gene encoding uncharacterized protein LOC8076102 codes for MAKAQVAAARFMTEVAPPPVVSVMRRRKQAPWCLDTIAEDTIAEQLVACGSPSSTDYGFAAAWSLKRMPPPHAHAQPRERAAGFVGKYFSDAHGSQQLVSRRRDVHAQELHKVGA; via the coding sequence ATGGCGAAGGCGCAGGTGGCGGCGGCGAGGTTCATGACGgaggtggcgccgccgccggtggtgTCGGTCATGCGGCGGAGGAAGCAGGCGCCGTGGTGCCTGGACACCATCGCCGAGGACACCATCGCCGAGCAGCTGGTGGCGTGCGGGTCACCATCGTCGACGGACTACGGCTTCGCGGCGGCGTGGTCGCTCAAGAGGATGCCACCACCGCATGCGCATGCGCAGCCGCGGGAGCGCGCGGCCGGGTTTGTGGGCAAGTACTTCTCCGACGCCCATGGCAGCCAGCAGCTGGTCAGCCGCCGGCGAGACGTGCATGCGCAGGAGTTGCACAAGGTCGGAGCTTGA
- the LOC110434556 gene encoding uncharacterized protein LOC110434556 isoform X1: MSTAAHRAIPCSLAARLAVEQQSHAVGACNRAPAGSSRTRRHNAQWSTTVVHRCSAAVEELQHAAEEELQRAAIVEQQQSWSSSTRGLGELGGGDGGLPRRLDLQRGREGRRPAEGSDMRLLAALREGAGEEERVSRLGEGK, from the coding sequence atgAGCACGGCAGCCCACCGTGCCATCCCGTGCTCGCTGGCCGCGCGCCTCGCCGTCGAACAGCAGTCGCACGCCGTCGGCGCGTGCAACAGAGCACCGGCGGGGAGCAGTAGAACGCGCCGCCACAACGCGCAGTGGAGCACCACCGTCGTGCACCGTTGCAGCGCCGCCGTGGAGGAGCTGCAGCACGCCGCCGAGGAGGAGCTGCAACGTGCCGCCATCGTGGAGCAACAGCAGTCGTGGAGCAGCAGCACGAGAGGACTGGGCGAGCTAGGAGGAGGCGATGGCGGCCTGCCCCGGCGACTAGACCTTCAGCGGGGAAGAGAGGGGCGGCGGCCTGCTGAGGGAAGCGACATGAGGCTGCTGGCTGCCTTACGGGAGGGAGCAGGGGAGGAAGAAAGAGTCTCGCGGCTGGGAGAGGGAAAATGA
- the LOC110434556 gene encoding uncharacterized protein LOC110434556 isoform X2, with the protein MPRSDTELSLGRPAPPPPRWCRATGELKQGGTATELQLQGMAILRVARRATAEEEDEGASGDGAAAGLSMRRSMEWFLQRRRRRREGRRQRGVVAAVSPSSSSLSCLTDSDSSRI; encoded by the exons ATGCCGCGCTCCGACACGGAGCTGAGCCTCGGAcgccccgcgccgccgccaccccgGTGGTGCCGCGCGACGGGCGAGCTGAAGCAGGGTGGCACCGCCACGGAACTCCAGCTCCAG GGGATGGCGATCCTGCGCGTGGCGAGGCGAGcgacggcggaggaggaggacgaggggGCGTCCGgcgacggcgcggcggcgggccTGTCGATGAGGAGGTCGATGGAGTGGTtcctgcagcggcggcggcggcggcgggaggggAGGCGCCAGCGCGGGGTCGTCGCCGCCGTCTCGCCTTCGTCGTCATCCTTGTCCTGCTTGACTGACAGTGATAGTAGCCGAATCTAG